Proteins encoded in a region of the Pseudomonas shahriarae genome:
- a CDS encoding FUSC family protein, whose translation MTPLPAPLRWLHSLEWRRGFFDWARSDGVTWVYIFKVLIAAFLTLWLAMRLELPQPRTAMITVFIVMQPQSGQVFAKSFYRFLGTLAGSAVMVLLIALFAQNTELFLGALAIWVGVCTAGATRNRNFRAYGFVLAGYTAAMVGLPALAHPDGAFMAAVWRVLEISLGILCATLVSAAILPQTSSAAMRNALYQRFGTFALFVTDGLRGRSQREGFESSNVRFIAEAVGLEGLRSVTVFEDPHMRRRNGRLSRLNSEFMGITTRFNALHQLLERLRSDAADHVVAAIKPGLQDLAELLDGFSGRALTSPDAARLVSQLTAYKESLPAKVRSLRAMFQESSPSDAEQLDFHTAYELLYRFVDDLHNYAQTHASLAEHSHAREHWDESYTPKTNWLACAASGIRASFILLVLGSYWVATAWPSGATMTLIAAATVGLSAATPNPKRMAFQMACGTLIGAVVGFVEMFFVFPWIDGFPLLCVMLAPVIVLGAFLSSRPQYAGVGLGLLIFFSTGSVPDNLTIYNPYTFINDYIAMIIGMLVCAAAGAIILPPNSPWLWRRLERDLREQVVYAISGKLKGLASGFESRTRDLLHQAYGLAAGQPQVQRNLLRWMFVVLEVGHAIIELRKEQAILPVHPAYAQSQPWRQAIRVMGRSLVRLFLQPSQSNLERALVAVDHAISRVQATDEPFAPHFDTSALRRVKSYLHFIRTSLLDPQSPLAAFKPSGVAHAS comes from the coding sequence ATGACTCCCTTGCCTGCACCGCTGCGTTGGCTGCATTCCCTGGAATGGCGCCGTGGCTTTTTCGACTGGGCGCGCAGTGATGGCGTGACCTGGGTGTATATCTTCAAAGTACTGATCGCCGCGTTTCTCACCCTGTGGCTGGCGATGCGCCTGGAACTGCCGCAACCGCGTACCGCGATGATCACCGTGTTTATCGTGATGCAACCGCAAAGCGGCCAGGTGTTTGCCAAGAGCTTCTACCGCTTCCTCGGCACCCTGGCGGGGTCGGCGGTGATGGTGTTGTTGATCGCCTTGTTTGCGCAAAACACCGAGCTGTTCCTTGGCGCGCTGGCGATCTGGGTCGGCGTGTGCACGGCCGGTGCCACCCGTAACCGTAACTTTCGCGCCTATGGTTTTGTGCTGGCCGGGTATACGGCGGCGATGGTCGGCCTGCCGGCGCTCGCCCACCCGGACGGCGCCTTTATGGCGGCGGTCTGGCGGGTGCTGGAAATCTCCCTGGGGATTTTGTGTGCGACCCTGGTCAGTGCCGCGATCCTGCCGCAAACCAGCAGTGCGGCCATGCGCAACGCCTTGTACCAGCGTTTCGGCACCTTCGCGCTGTTCGTCACCGATGGCCTGCGCGGGCGCAGCCAGCGTGAAGGTTTTGAAAGCAGCAACGTGCGCTTTATCGCCGAAGCCGTGGGCCTGGAAGGGCTGCGCAGCGTCACCGTATTCGAAGACCCCCATATGCGCCGGCGCAATGGTCGCTTGAGTCGCTTGAACAGTGAGTTCATGGGCATCACCACGCGCTTCAACGCCCTGCACCAGCTGCTCGAACGCCTACGCAGCGATGCCGCCGACCATGTGGTGGCCGCGATCAAGCCCGGCCTGCAGGACTTGGCCGAACTGCTCGATGGCTTCAGTGGGCGCGCCCTGACCAGCCCCGATGCTGCGCGCCTGGTGAGCCAACTGACGGCCTACAAGGAGAGCCTGCCGGCCAAGGTCCGCAGCCTGCGGGCGATGTTCCAGGAGAGCAGCCCGAGCGATGCCGAGCAGTTGGATTTCCACACTGCCTACGAGCTGCTGTACCGCTTTGTCGATGACCTGCACAACTATGCGCAGACCCATGCTTCCCTGGCCGAGCACAGCCACGCACGGGAGCACTGGGACGAGTCCTACACGCCGAAAACCAACTGGCTGGCCTGTGCCGCGTCGGGAATTCGCGCGTCATTCATTCTGCTGGTGCTGGGCAGTTACTGGGTGGCCACCGCCTGGCCCAGCGGCGCGACCATGACCCTGATCGCGGCAGCCACCGTGGGCCTGTCGGCCGCCACGCCGAACCCCAAGCGCATGGCCTTCCAAATGGCCTGCGGGACGCTGATCGGCGCCGTGGTGGGCTTTGTCGAAATGTTCTTCGTGTTTCCCTGGATCGACGGCTTTCCCTTGCTCTGCGTGATGCTCGCCCCGGTGATCGTGCTCGGTGCGTTCCTCTCGTCGCGCCCGCAATACGCCGGGGTCGGCCTGGGCCTGCTGATCTTTTTCAGTACCGGTTCGGTGCCGGACAACTTGACGATCTACAACCCCTACACCTTTATCAACGACTACATCGCCATGATCATCGGCATGCTGGTGTGCGCCGCGGCGGGGGCGATTATCCTGCCGCCCAACAGCCCTTGGCTGTGGCGCCGCCTGGAGCGCGACCTGCGTGAGCAAGTGGTATATGCCATCAGCGGCAAGCTCAAGGGCCTGGCCTCGGGTTTTGAAAGCCGCACCCGCGACCTGCTGCACCAGGCCTATGGCCTGGCCGCCGGCCAGCCACAGGTGCAACGCAACCTGTTGCGCTGGATGTTTGTGGTGCTTGAAGTCGGTCACGCGATCATTGAGTTGCGCAAGGAACAGGCGATTCTGCCGGTGCACCCGGCGTACGCTCAATCCCAGCCCTGGCGCCAGGCCATCCGGGTCATGGGGCGTTCGCTGGTGCGGCTGTTTTTGCAACCGAGCCAGAGCAACCTGGAGCGCGCCCTGGTGGCGGTCGATCACGCCATCAGCCGCGTGCAGGCCACCGACGAACCCTTCGCCCCGCACTTCGACACCTCGGCCCTGCGCCGGGTGAAAAGCTACCTGCACTTTATCCGCACCTCCCTGCTGGACCCGCAATCGCCCCTGGCTGCCTTCAAGCCTTCCGGAGTCGCCCATGCCTCGTGA
- a CDS encoding efflux transporter outer membrane subunit, which yields MPRRISRELKTLSVWALSLAISGCIGTGGIAPQGKHLAANTLATDDAIQSAARDAHWPTSQWWQAYGDPQLNRWIDLAVQGSPSMAEAAARVREARAMAGLAESAEAVQINGDATFKRHNWPSDQFYGPGKLDNSTTWDNNAALGLSYALDLWGRERNASERAVDLAHRRVAQARQAQLELQNNVVRAYIQLSLHYAQRDIVAATLAQQQQILDLAQKRLDGGIGTHFEVSQAQTPLPETHRQLDALDEEIALTRNQLAALAGKGPGEGATLQRPTLALGAPLKLPSALPAQLLGQRPDVVASRWQVAAQARGIDVAHAGFYPNVDLVGSLGYVATGGGMLEFLTGKKLNYSVGPAITPPIFDGGRLRAQLGEASAGYDIAVARYNQTLVNALKGISDQLIRRESMAKQQTFAAESLASAQKTYDLAMIAYQRGLTDYLNVLNAQTLLFRQQQVEQQVQAARLSAHAELVTALGGGLGAGSDAPAPDKTLPSNTPAALAVFDH from the coding sequence AATCAGCGGCTGCATCGGAACCGGAGGAATTGCCCCCCAAGGCAAGCACCTCGCCGCCAATACCCTGGCCACCGACGACGCGATCCAGAGCGCCGCCCGGGATGCCCACTGGCCGACCAGCCAGTGGTGGCAGGCCTATGGCGACCCGCAACTCAATCGGTGGATCGACCTCGCCGTACAAGGCAGCCCGAGCATGGCCGAAGCCGCCGCCCGGGTGCGTGAAGCCCGGGCCATGGCCGGGTTGGCCGAGTCGGCCGAGGCCGTGCAGATCAACGGGGATGCCACCTTCAAGCGCCACAACTGGCCCAGCGATCAGTTCTACGGCCCCGGCAAGCTGGACAATTCCACCACCTGGGACAACAACGCTGCCCTGGGCCTGAGCTACGCCCTCGACCTGTGGGGCCGCGAGCGCAATGCCAGCGAGCGCGCCGTCGACCTGGCGCATAGGCGTGTCGCCCAGGCACGCCAGGCCCAGTTGGAATTGCAGAACAATGTGGTGCGCGCCTATATCCAGCTGTCGCTGCATTACGCCCAGCGCGATATCGTCGCCGCCACCCTGGCCCAGCAACAGCAGATCCTCGACCTGGCGCAAAAGCGCCTGGATGGCGGGATCGGCACGCACTTTGAAGTCAGCCAGGCCCAGACGCCGTTGCCGGAAACCCATCGGCAACTGGACGCCCTCGACGAAGAGATCGCCCTGACCCGCAACCAACTGGCGGCTTTGGCCGGCAAGGGGCCGGGGGAGGGTGCAACCTTGCAGCGGCCGACCCTGGCCCTCGGTGCGCCGCTGAAATTGCCCTCGGCACTGCCCGCGCAATTGCTCGGCCAGCGCCCGGACGTGGTCGCCAGCCGCTGGCAAGTCGCGGCCCAGGCCCGGGGGATTGACGTGGCCCACGCCGGTTTCTACCCCAACGTCGACCTGGTGGGCAGCCTCGGCTACGTCGCCACCGGCGGCGGCATGCTGGAGTTCCTCACCGGCAAGAAACTCAACTACAGCGTCGGCCCGGCGATCACCCCGCCGATCTTCGACGGTGGCCGCCTGCGTGCGCAATTGGGCGAGGCCAGCGCCGGCTACGACATTGCCGTGGCCCGCTACAACCAGACCCTGGTCAATGCACTCAAGGGCATCAGCGACCAACTGATCCGCCGCGAATCCATGGCCAAGCAGCAAACCTTCGCCGCCGAATCGCTGGCCTCGGCGCAGAAAACCTATGACCTCGCAATGATCGCCTATCAGCGCGGGCTGACCGATTACCTCAATGTGCTCAATGCCCAGACCCTGCTGTTTCGCCAGCAGCAGGTCGAGCAACAGGTCCAGGCCGCGCGCTTGAGCGCCCATGCCGAACTGGTGACAGCCCTGGGCGGTGGCCTGGGTGCTGGCAGCGATGCTCCGGCACCCGATAAGACACTCCCGAGCAATACCCCGGCGGCTTTGGCCGTGTTCGATCACTGA
- a CDS encoding MFS transporter encodes MTYRSKVAWIFLLGFALDLVNMFVATVAYPDIAHELQASVTQLAWISNAYLLGLTLIIPLSVWLAAVWGERRLIAASLGLFGMASVLVGQAESIQALIGWRLLQGLGGGLLIPVGQALAYRHFAPGQRHQLTARVMSVALLVPALSPALGGLLVDTVSWRWIFYANLPLALLTLLLALLWIKPDVPATSRPALALGSLFKQIRHPMLRVAMLVYLFIPGVFIGTSLVAILYLRGLGYDATRTGALMLPWALASALAIYLSKQLFSRCGPKPLLLAGMALQCAGILLLNAAQPALLVGAYALMGLGGSLCSSTAQTLAFLDIPAERMGHASALWNINRQVSFCLGAAALSAVLSASDSFTMTFLIAAALTLLPLFAALSLDTSRVRALLHPASETQ; translated from the coding sequence ATGACCTACCGCTCGAAAGTCGCCTGGATCTTTTTACTGGGCTTCGCCCTGGACCTGGTGAACATGTTTGTCGCCACCGTCGCCTACCCGGATATCGCCCATGAACTGCAGGCTTCGGTCACGCAATTGGCGTGGATCAGCAACGCATACCTGCTCGGCCTGACCCTGATTATTCCGCTGAGCGTCTGGCTCGCCGCAGTGTGGGGCGAGCGGCGTTTGATCGCCGCGAGCCTGGGGCTGTTTGGCATGGCATCGGTGCTGGTGGGCCAGGCCGAGTCGATTCAGGCCCTGATCGGCTGGCGGCTGTTGCAAGGCTTGGGGGGTGGATTGCTGATACCGGTGGGCCAGGCCTTGGCGTACCGACACTTTGCCCCTGGGCAGCGTCACCAGCTGACGGCCCGAGTGATGTCGGTGGCGCTGTTGGTGCCAGCACTCTCCCCGGCGCTGGGCGGCTTGCTGGTGGACACGGTGTCGTGGCGCTGGATCTTCTATGCCAACCTGCCATTGGCCCTCCTGACCCTGCTGCTGGCACTGCTGTGGATAAAACCCGATGTGCCCGCAACCTCGCGACCGGCCCTGGCCTTGGGGAGTCTGTTCAAGCAGATCCGCCACCCGATGCTGCGAGTGGCGATGCTGGTGTATCTGTTTATCCCCGGCGTCTTTATCGGCACCAGCCTGGTCGCCATCCTCTACCTGCGAGGCCTTGGATACGACGCGACACGCACCGGGGCCTTGATGCTGCCGTGGGCACTGGCCTCGGCCCTGGCCATCTACCTGAGCAAGCAGTTGTTCAGCCGGTGCGGGCCCAAGCCATTGCTGCTGGCCGGCATGGCCTTGCAATGCGCCGGCATCCTGCTGCTCAATGCTGCCCAGCCCGCCCTGCTGGTGGGCGCCTATGCCCTGATGGGCCTGGGTGGCAGCCTGTGCAGCAGCACCGCGCAGACCCTGGCCTTTCTGGATATTCCTGCCGAACGCATGGGCCACGCCAGCGCGCTGTGGAATATCAATCGGCAAGTGAGCTTTTGCCTCGGCGCAGCGGCACTCAGCGCCGTGCTATCGGCCTCGGATTCCTTCACCATGACCTTCTTGATCGCGGCAGCCCTGACACTGCTGCCGCTCTTCGCAGCGCTGAGCCTGGATACCTCCAGGGTTCGCGCACTGCTTCACCCAGCCAGCGAGACTCAATGA
- a CDS encoding SDR family oxidoreductase: MPNVLITGCSSGIGRALADAFKVAGYDVWASARRPEDVAALASAGFKAVQLDVNDGAALAQLAGQVGELDVLINNAGYGAMGPLLDGGTEALQRQFETNVFAIVGVTQALFPALRARKGLVVNIGSVSGVLVTPFAGAYCASKAAVHALSDALRMELAPFGVRVMEVQPGAINTHFAKNAGTQAELLINEQSPWWPLRESIRARSQASQDKPTPASTFAADVLKAVQQSEPPRLLRSGNGSRALPLMAALLPKGLLETVLKKRFGLGGAL; this comes from the coding sequence ATGCCTAACGTGCTTATCACCGGTTGCTCCAGCGGCATCGGCCGTGCCCTGGCCGATGCCTTCAAAGTCGCCGGCTATGACGTATGGGCCAGCGCCCGTCGTCCCGAAGACGTCGCGGCCCTCGCATCTGCCGGTTTCAAGGCCGTGCAACTGGACGTCAACGATGGCGCGGCCCTGGCGCAATTGGCCGGACAGGTGGGCGAGCTGGATGTGTTGATCAACAACGCCGGCTACGGCGCCATGGGCCCGCTGCTCGATGGTGGCACCGAGGCCCTGCAGCGCCAGTTCGAGACCAACGTGTTCGCCATCGTCGGCGTGACCCAGGCGCTGTTCCCCGCCCTGCGCGCGCGCAAAGGGCTGGTGGTGAATATCGGCAGCGTTTCCGGGGTGCTGGTCACGCCGTTTGCCGGCGCCTACTGCGCCTCCAAGGCCGCCGTGCATGCCTTGAGCGATGCCTTGCGCATGGAACTCGCACCGTTTGGCGTGCGAGTCATGGAAGTGCAGCCGGGGGCGATCAATACCCACTTTGCCAAGAACGCCGGCACCCAGGCCGAATTGCTGATCAATGAACAATCGCCGTGGTGGCCACTGCGCGAAAGCATCCGTGCCCGCTCCCAGGCCTCCCAGGACAAACCGACCCCGGCCAGCACCTTTGCGGCGGATGTGCTCAAGGCCGTGCAACAGAGTGAACCACCGCGCCTGCTGCGTTCGGGGAATGGCAGCCGGGCGTTGCCGTTGATGGCGGCGCTGCTGCCCAAGGGGTTGTTGGAGACGGTGTTGAAGAAGCGATTTGGGCTGGGTGGAGCACTTTGA
- a CDS encoding DUF1656 domain-containing protein — protein MPREIAFHGIYMPTMTLMFFIAAALAWALDRFLAGFDLYRFFWHPALLRLSLFTCLFGAMALTVYR, from the coding sequence ATGCCTCGTGAAATCGCGTTCCACGGCATCTATATGCCGACCATGACCCTGATGTTTTTTATCGCCGCCGCACTGGCCTGGGCCCTGGATCGCTTCCTGGCGGGCTTTGATTTGTACCGTTTTTTCTGGCACCCGGCGCTGCTGCGCCTGAGCCTGTTCACCTGTCTTTTCGGCGCCATGGCGCTGACTGTCTACCGTTGA
- a CDS encoding LysR family transcriptional regulator has protein sequence MVSLDRFDTFKAVVEAGSLTAAADLLGQTRAVVSFNLKRLEAELGVTLLTRSTRQLALTDAGERFYLRCTRMLEEARLAVEEARSEHAQLKGTLRITTTVEYALAVVAPAVEGFRRLHPDLNIHLSTSSTHADLISERFDVAIRLGRLVDSNHRAVQLSTYQVFAVAAPGLGSAHTLDELERLPKLGHGRLTELSVTDPAGGEHHYRSGPSALVVDSAAVLQAFAVRGHGVAVLPQWLVQEDLDAGRLVRLLPDHRFAPQGVYALYPDTRHLPLKVRAFIDFMK, from the coding sequence ATGGTCAGTCTGGACCGATTCGACACTTTCAAAGCCGTGGTCGAGGCCGGCTCGCTGACGGCCGCCGCCGATCTGCTGGGCCAGACCCGCGCGGTGGTCAGCTTCAATCTCAAACGTCTGGAAGCCGAACTGGGCGTCACCCTGCTCACCCGCAGTACCCGCCAACTGGCGCTCACCGATGCCGGCGAACGTTTCTACCTGCGCTGTACACGCATGCTCGAAGAAGCACGGCTGGCAGTGGAAGAGGCCCGTTCTGAGCACGCCCAGCTCAAAGGCACCCTGCGCATCACCACGACTGTTGAATATGCGTTGGCGGTGGTCGCGCCGGCCGTGGAAGGTTTTCGCCGCCTGCACCCGGACCTCAACATCCACTTATCCACATCCTCGACCCATGCCGACCTGATCTCCGAGCGGTTTGACGTGGCGATCCGGCTGGGGCGCCTGGTGGACTCCAATCATCGTGCGGTGCAGTTATCCACCTATCAGGTATTTGCCGTTGCGGCGCCTGGTTTGGGTAGTGCCCATACGTTGGATGAACTAGAACGACTGCCCAAGCTGGGGCATGGCCGCCTGACTGAGTTGAGCGTGACCGACCCGGCAGGTGGCGAACATCACTATCGCTCTGGCCCCAGTGCGCTGGTGGTCGACAGTGCCGCCGTGCTGCAAGCATTTGCCGTGCGCGGGCATGGCGTGGCGGTCCTGCCGCAGTGGCTGGTGCAGGAGGACCTGGACGCGGGGCGGCTGGTACGCCTGTTGCCGGATCATCGTTTCGCGCCTCAGGGGGTGTATGCGCTGTATCCGGACACGCGGCATTTACCGCTGAAGGTGCGGGCGTTTATTGACTTCATGAAATAG
- a CDS encoding efflux RND transporter periplasmic adaptor subunit yields MKKFFSLLATLLVLALAIWIGRTLWVHYMQTPWTRDGRVRADIINVAADVTGEVVDVPVRDNQLVKKGDLLMQIDPEHYRIAVKQAQSLVASRKATWEMRKVNAHRRADLDALVISKENRDDASNIADSALADYQHALAQLEAAELNLKRTQVVSAVDGYVTNLNVHRGDYARIGEAKMAVVDMNSFWVYGFFEETKLPHVKVGDKADMQLMSGETLKGHVESISRGIYDRDNPESRELIADVNPTFNWVRLAQRVPVRIHIDEVPEGVLLAAGITCTVIVNQAQN; encoded by the coding sequence ATGAAAAAGTTTTTCAGCCTGCTCGCAACCCTGCTGGTTCTGGCCCTGGCGATCTGGATTGGCCGCACCTTGTGGGTCCATTACATGCAGACCCCATGGACTCGCGATGGCCGGGTGCGCGCCGACATCATCAACGTGGCCGCCGACGTCACCGGCGAAGTGGTGGATGTGCCGGTGCGTGACAACCAGTTGGTGAAAAAGGGCGACCTGCTGATGCAGATCGACCCCGAGCACTACCGCATCGCGGTCAAGCAGGCGCAATCTTTGGTCGCTTCACGCAAAGCCACCTGGGAGATGCGCAAGGTCAACGCCCACCGCCGTGCCGACCTCGACGCCCTGGTGATCTCCAAAGAGAACCGCGACGACGCCAGCAACATCGCCGACTCGGCCCTGGCCGACTACCAACATGCCCTGGCGCAACTGGAGGCCGCCGAACTGAACTTGAAACGCACGCAAGTCGTGTCAGCGGTCGACGGCTATGTCACCAACCTCAACGTGCATCGCGGCGACTATGCGCGCATTGGCGAAGCCAAGATGGCCGTAGTCGATATGAACTCGTTCTGGGTCTACGGCTTCTTCGAAGAAACCAAGCTGCCCCATGTGAAAGTCGGTGATAAAGCCGATATGCAACTGATGAGCGGCGAGACCCTCAAGGGCCATGTGGAAAGCATCTCCCGCGGCATCTACGACCGCGACAACCCCGAGAGCCGCGAACTGATCGCCGACGTGAACCCGACCTTCAACTGGGTACGCCTGGCCCAGCGGGTACCGGTGCGGATCCATATTGATGAAGTGCCGGAGGGGGTGTTGCTGGCGGCGGGGATTACTTGCACGGTGATCGTCAACCAGGCACAAAACTAA